The proteins below are encoded in one region of Borrelia duttonii Ly:
- a CDS encoding ROK family protein has translation MKYYIAIDVGGTNTKYSLADGDGNFLDKFEVKSGATADDQVDILVDIINYYKREYNVEGVAICIPGFVDPRGIVIRVNAIEGFTNYPLKERLENLTGVNVEIENDANCVALAEKFKGNAVHSNDFIALTLGTGIGAGIFLNGKLVRGYSFMSGEIGFMITRGLDNNIPFNCRWESLASVAALRRRVASRLEMELDNVSGEYVFELADNGNIHVRNEIDYFFETLSFGIFNLIFVLNPEKILIGGGISSRSDLTSRIYDKLENLWSLELARIYDNDIRKLVKLEIAKFNNDSGKIGALYHYFAINRLLCNLDV, from the coding sequence ATGAAATATTATATTGCGATTGATGTTGGAGGCACTAATACTAAATATTCTCTTGCAGATGGTGATGGTAATTTTCTTGATAAATTCGAAGTTAAATCGGGTGCTACTGCTGATGATCAAGTTGATATTTTAGTTGATATAATTAATTATTACAAGAGAGAGTATAATGTTGAAGGTGTTGCAATTTGTATTCCTGGCTTTGTTGATCCTAGGGGGATTGTTATTAGAGTGAATGCCATTGAGGGTTTTACTAATTATCCTTTAAAAGAGAGGCTTGAAAATTTAACAGGAGTAAATGTTGAAATTGAAAATGATGCTAATTGTGTGGCCTTAGCAGAAAAATTTAAAGGTAATGCTGTTCATTCTAATGATTTTATTGCTTTAACGCTTGGAACAGGCATTGGTGCTGGAATATTTCTTAATGGGAAGCTTGTAAGAGGATATTCTTTTATGTCTGGTGAAATTGGATTTATGATTACCAGAGGTCTTGATAATAATATTCCTTTTAATTGTAGATGGGAATCTTTAGCTTCTGTTGCAGCTTTAAGACGAAGGGTTGCTAGTCGTTTAGAAATGGAATTGGATAATGTTTCTGGAGAATATGTTTTTGAACTTGCTGATAATGGTAATATTCATGTTAGAAATGAAATAGATTATTTTTTTGAAACTTTATCATTTGGTATTTTTAATTTAATTTTTGTCTTAAATCCTGAAAAGATATTAATTGGAGGTGGGATAAGTTCAAGATCGGATTTAACAAGTAGAATATATGATAAGTTAGAAAATTTATGGTCTTTAGAATTGGCACGTATTTATGATAATGATATTAGAAAACTTGTCAAACTTGAAATAGCTAAATTTAATAATGATTCTGGAAAAATTGGGGCGTTATATCATTATTTTGCTATAAATAGATTATTGTGTAATTTGGATGTTTAA
- a CDS encoding AAA family ATPase, with protein MNLVEISSREVARKNKNREVSSWHLLMSILLIHPKKSEIKNIETKTLKNIKQDTLYEIEKLEKVLIGTNEIVIPKISREIFTLIDQTKKEFKSKTLIGIKEIFYQILKTKKLLKKYKLNKLSFNFDEDNIITSIDKIRLIETYKEFEDETRQNDYFEINKYVKNLTTLAKEKKLDPLIGREKEIQSLISILERRNKNSTILIGEPGIGKTAIVEGLAIKIANKEIKSQLQNKIILQIETSDLVSGTKYRGEFEERLNNIIKSIKNNKNIIIFIDEIHTLIGAGNSEGSIDAANILKPILSRSAIQIIGATTYDEYRKHISKDKAFTRRFQTISIKEPDEKETLNIINSIIKNFENYHGVTYEKEAIENVISLSSQYLTNRKFPDKAIDLIDIAGAQKKQQEINTKIVNAEDIKNTTDEFFGIKVKLNLTEEIAYLKEETINIKEKIIGQESAIDEIIIEMVKTKLGINNNIQPLTSILLIGSSGSGKTILSKTISKIMIKDQNSILQLDMSDYREETSISKLIGTNPGYAGYTDGGILINRLKYNPRAFIIFENIEYAHNSVMSIIEQILENGELIDNKEDKISFKNSIIVLSTSIGSKILLGKGILGFNKTDNNIDIKSTINNELKTKLKLSLIDKIQKKIILNVLTEKDLSIIYDNYCKELTQKFSLKNIQIEIDDSLKNHIIKKYYDKNSGARSILNAVKENIEEKIINQIFHNPNINLIKIYLEQNNIKIKQKEILCSKK; from the coding sequence ATGAACCTAGTTGAAATATCGTCAAGAGAAGTAGCTAGAAAAAATAAAAATAGAGAAGTCTCAAGTTGGCATTTATTAATGTCTATATTATTAATTCATCCTAAAAAATCTGAAATAAAAAATATAGAAACCAAAACTTTAAAAAATATCAAACAAGATACATTATATGAAATAGAAAAGCTAGAAAAAGTTTTAATTGGCACCAATGAAATTGTCATCCCAAAAATAAGCAGAGAAATCTTTACTCTTATTGACCAAACAAAAAAAGAATTTAAGTCCAAAACTTTAATAGGCATAAAAGAAATTTTTTATCAGATTTTAAAAACAAAAAAGCTTCTCAAAAAATATAAACTTAATAAACTAAGCTTTAACTTCGATGAAGATAATATAATAACAAGCATAGATAAAATAAGATTAATTGAAACATATAAAGAATTTGAAGATGAAACAAGACAAAACGACTACTTTGAAATTAACAAATACGTTAAAAATCTCACAACACTTGCAAAAGAAAAAAAACTCGATCCCCTAATAGGACGTGAAAAAGAAATTCAATCATTAATAAGCATACTTGAACGAAGAAACAAAAATAGCACAATTTTAATAGGAGAACCTGGGATTGGAAAAACAGCAATTGTTGAAGGACTTGCCATTAAAATTGCAAACAAAGAAATAAAAAGCCAATTACAAAATAAAATAATACTACAAATTGAAACTTCTGACTTAGTTTCTGGAACTAAATATAGAGGTGAATTTGAAGAAAGATTAAATAATATAATTAAGTCTATAAAAAATAATAAAAACATAATAATCTTTATTGATGAAATACACACTTTAATAGGAGCAGGAAATTCTGAAGGTTCTATTGACGCAGCAAATATCTTAAAACCTATTCTCTCTCGTTCTGCAATACAAATAATAGGTGCAACGACTTATGATGAATATAGAAAACACATATCCAAAGACAAGGCATTCACTAGAAGATTTCAAACAATATCAATCAAAGAACCTGATGAAAAAGAAACTCTCAACATAATCAACAGCATAATAAAAAACTTTGAAAACTATCACGGCGTCACTTATGAAAAAGAAGCCATAGAAAATGTTATTAGCTTATCATCACAATATTTAACTAATAGAAAATTTCCCGATAAAGCAATTGATCTAATTGACATTGCTGGAGCCCAGAAAAAACAACAAGAAATAAATACAAAAATAGTAAATGCCGAGGATATTAAAAATACAACAGATGAATTTTTTGGCATTAAGGTAAAACTTAATCTCACAGAAGAAATTGCATATCTTAAAGAAGAAACAATAAACATCAAAGAAAAAATAATTGGACAAGAATCTGCCATAGATGAAATCATTATAGAAATGGTAAAAACAAAACTAGGCATCAACAATAATATACAACCATTAACATCAATATTGCTCATAGGTTCAAGTGGAAGTGGAAAAACAATACTATCAAAAACAATATCAAAAATCATGATTAAAGATCAAAATTCAATACTACAGTTAGATATGTCAGATTACAGAGAAGAAACTTCTATATCAAAACTAATAGGAACAAATCCAGGATACGCAGGTTATACTGACGGTGGTATTTTAATAAACAGACTAAAATATAATCCTAGAGCATTCATCATATTTGAAAATATTGAATATGCGCATAATTCCGTAATGAGCATAATAGAACAAATACTTGAAAATGGAGAACTAATTGACAATAAAGAAGATAAAATATCTTTTAAAAATAGCATCATTGTTTTAAGTACATCTATTGGCAGTAAAATATTACTTGGAAAAGGCATCCTTGGATTTAATAAAACAGACAATAATATAGATATTAAAAGCACAATCAATAATGAACTTAAAACAAAACTTAAGTTATCATTAATAGATAAAATACAAAAAAAAATAATTCTTAATGTATTAACAGAAAAAGACCTCAGCATAATTTACGATAATTACTGCAAAGAACTTACTCAAAAATTTAGCCTAAAAAACATTCAAATAGAAATTGATGACTCTCTTAAAAATCATATAATAAAAAAATATTATGATAAAAATTCCGGAGCAAGAAGCATTTTAAATGCAGTAAAAGAAAACATAGAAGAAAAAATTATTAATCAAATATTTCACAATCCTAATATAAATCTAATAAAAATATATTTAGAACAAAACAATATAAAAATCAAACAAAAGGAAATTTTATGTTCAAAAAAGTAG
- a CDS encoding phospho-sugar mutase, whose amino-acid sequence MKNNKLQKKLKQYIQFEKNNFFKDEAIKLLKENNETEIYNRFHKELEFGTAGMRGIIGAGSCYINTYNIAKASQGIANYILTITQNPKIAISYDSRHFSKEFAYEAAEIFASNGIKVYIYKNLRTTPQLSYTVRKLNCDLGIMITASHNTKEYNGYKVYWKGGAQIIDPHDAKIISEIQKVSNIKHTLIKREGINKRIIIELKNEIDIKYIQKINDEFPNFNQKSKTTNLRIAYTPLHGTGGTIIKKLFKGSKVELLTEQTQINPDPEFPTVKYPNPEEHTTMSRVIELAKKTNCDIAFATDPDADRLGIAFKENRKWKILNGNQIACILMHYLLSRENNPKNTFIIASFVTTPMLDKIAQKFNTTLYRTYTGFKWIGNLIDKIQKKEPNKKFIFGCEESHGYLIGTGTRDKDAFSAIKGFCDLMFTLKKNQITINQYLQTMYKEFGYYEDFTINKIFKETNGDFLREKLMLQFRNNITKEFAGLFIIKKLDYKTLKEIDMHGNIYTIKGYTHTTNAIKFLLENKIEITIRPSGTEAKIKFYISIYSRYEQKNSIFDIMNKIKMEIEKY is encoded by the coding sequence ATGAAAAATAATAAACTTCAAAAAAAATTAAAACAATATATACAATTTGAAAAAAACAATTTTTTTAAAGATGAAGCTATCAAATTGCTTAAAGAAAATAATGAAACAGAAATATACAATAGATTTCACAAAGAACTAGAATTTGGTACTGCTGGCATGAGAGGTATAATTGGGGCTGGATCATGCTATATTAATACATACAACATCGCCAAAGCAAGTCAAGGAATTGCCAACTATATCCTTACAATAACACAAAATCCTAAAATCGCAATAAGTTATGACTCAAGACATTTTTCAAAAGAATTTGCATACGAAGCTGCGGAAATTTTTGCCTCAAATGGGATTAAAGTTTACATATATAAAAATTTAAGAACAACTCCACAATTATCCTACACAGTTAGAAAATTAAACTGCGATCTTGGAATAATGATAACAGCAAGTCATAATACAAAAGAATACAACGGATATAAAGTATACTGGAAAGGAGGTGCTCAAATAATAGATCCACATGATGCAAAAATAATATCGGAAATACAAAAAGTATCTAATATCAAACATACATTAATAAAAAGAGAAGGAATAAATAAAAGAATAATAATTGAACTTAAAAATGAAATTGATATTAAATACATACAAAAAATAAATGACGAATTTCCTAATTTCAATCAAAAAAGTAAAACTACAAATTTACGAATCGCATATACTCCTTTGCATGGAACAGGAGGAACAATAATAAAGAAATTATTTAAAGGTAGCAAAGTAGAACTTTTAACAGAACAAACACAAATAAATCCTGATCCAGAATTTCCTACAGTCAAATATCCCAATCCTGAAGAACATACAACCATGTCTAGAGTAATAGAACTTGCAAAGAAAACAAACTGTGATATTGCATTTGCAACAGATCCAGATGCTGATCGATTGGGTATTGCTTTCAAAGAAAACAGAAAATGGAAAATTTTAAATGGAAATCAAATTGCATGCATCTTAATGCACTATTTACTATCTAGAGAAAACAACCCCAAAAACACCTTTATAATAGCCTCTTTTGTCACAACCCCAATGTTAGATAAAATAGCTCAAAAATTCAACACAACATTATATAGAACATATACAGGATTTAAATGGATAGGAAACTTAATAGATAAGATACAAAAAAAAGAACCAAACAAAAAATTTATTTTTGGATGTGAAGAAAGCCATGGATACCTAATTGGCACTGGAACTAGAGATAAAGATGCATTTTCAGCCATAAAAGGATTTTGTGATTTAATGTTTACACTAAAAAAAAACCAAATCACAATAAATCAATATCTACAAACAATGTACAAAGAATTTGGATATTACGAAGATTTTACAATTAATAAAATCTTTAAAGAAACTAATGGTGATTTTTTAAGAGAAAAATTAATGTTACAATTTAGAAACAATATTACAAAAGAATTTGCAGGTCTTTTCATAATTAAAAAATTAGATTATAAAACACTAAAAGAAATCGATATGCATGGAAACATATATACAATAAAAGGCTATACACACACCACAAATGCAATAAAATTCTTATTAGAAAATAAAATCGAAATAACAATTAGGCCATCTGGCACGGAAGCAAAAATTAAATTTTATATATCCATATATTCAAGATACGAACAAAAAAATAGTATTTTTGATATAATGAACAAAATAAAGATGGAGATAGAAAAATATTAA
- the uvrB gene encoding excinuclease ABC subunit UvrB, which translates to MQFCLKSDYFPAGDQPKAIREIKESILRNNRYQTLKGVTGSGKTFTIANIIRDLERPSLIISHNKTLAAQLYREFKDFFPDNAVEYFVSYYDYYQPESYVPSKDLYIEKEATINEDIEIKRIRTVTSLSRRRDVIVVATVSSIYALGSPIFFKSAANVFFVGQKISIKEIADVFVKLQYERTFTNLEHDKFSIKGDVVEIWPSNEHGDFAYRIYLDFDKIMQINRISPLTKKKLGFANEFTLFAKSYFVIPYEKILNALPEIQVDLEMQYRYFQENNKLVEAERLKQRVKYDIEMLRETGSCQGIENYSAYFGGDEIDRPYCLFDFFPEDYLLFIDESHVTLPQFRGMYNGDYSRKLNLVNFGFRLPSALKNRPLKYYEFESLINQAVFVSATPGLEESEKSSVIVEQIIRPTGLIDPEIILRPSDGQIEDIYSEIQRRVVLNEKILITTLTKKMSEDLTDYLLTLGIKARYLHAEFNAIERVNIITSLRKSEIDVIVGINLLREGLDIPEVSLVIILDADKVGFLRSASSLIQIIGRAARNSHGCVIMYYDQISCAMQEAIEETRRRRNIQIEYNKANNIVPKTIVKKVQSILEKEFKNETLDYNVEKIISDNNLSREDLIIKLKFELNEAVEDERFEDAIFLRDKIKELINI; encoded by the coding sequence ATGCAATTTTGTTTAAAGTCTGATTATTTTCCTGCTGGTGATCAACCGAAAGCAATAAGAGAGATTAAGGAATCTATTTTACGTAATAATAGGTATCAGACTTTAAAAGGTGTGACAGGTAGTGGTAAAACTTTTACAATCGCTAATATTATTAGGGATTTAGAGCGCCCTTCTTTAATAATTAGTCATAATAAAACTTTAGCAGCACAGCTTTATAGAGAATTTAAAGATTTTTTTCCAGATAATGCAGTTGAGTATTTTGTTTCTTATTATGATTATTATCAGCCTGAATCTTATGTTCCCTCAAAGGATCTATATATAGAAAAGGAAGCTACTATTAATGAAGATATTGAAATAAAGAGAATAAGGACAGTAACATCTCTTTCTAGAAGACGAGATGTTATTGTTGTTGCTACTGTTTCTTCAATTTATGCATTAGGTTCACCAATATTTTTTAAAAGTGCTGCTAATGTTTTTTTTGTAGGACAAAAAATTTCCATTAAGGAGATAGCAGACGTTTTTGTTAAACTTCAATATGAAAGGACGTTTACAAATCTTGAACATGATAAATTTTCTATTAAGGGTGATGTTGTTGAAATATGGCCTAGTAATGAACATGGTGATTTTGCATATAGAATTTATTTGGATTTTGATAAAATTATGCAGATCAACAGGATTAGTCCACTTACAAAAAAAAAATTAGGTTTTGCTAATGAATTTACGCTTTTTGCTAAATCTTATTTTGTTATTCCTTATGAAAAAATATTAAATGCTTTGCCTGAAATACAGGTTGATTTAGAAATGCAATATCGTTATTTTCAAGAAAATAATAAGCTTGTTGAAGCTGAAAGGCTTAAACAAAGAGTTAAATATGATATTGAAATGTTAAGGGAAACAGGGTCTTGTCAGGGTATAGAAAATTATTCTGCATATTTTGGCGGGGATGAGATAGATAGGCCTTATTGTCTTTTCGATTTTTTTCCTGAAGATTATTTGCTATTTATTGATGAATCTCATGTTACTTTACCTCAGTTTAGAGGAATGTATAATGGAGATTATTCAAGAAAATTAAATCTTGTGAATTTTGGTTTTAGATTGCCATCAGCGCTGAAGAATAGACCACTTAAGTATTATGAGTTTGAGTCTTTGATTAATCAAGCTGTTTTTGTATCGGCAACGCCTGGCCTTGAGGAATCTGAAAAGAGTAGTGTTATTGTTGAACAAATAATACGTCCAACAGGTCTTATTGATCCAGAAATTATTTTGAGACCTTCAGATGGACAAATAGAAGATATTTATAGTGAAATTCAAAGAAGAGTAGTTTTAAATGAGAAGATTTTAATTACAACTTTGACTAAAAAAATGTCTGAGGATTTGACAGATTATTTATTGACTCTTGGAATAAAGGCCAGGTATTTACATGCAGAATTTAATGCTATTGAAAGAGTAAATATTATTACATCTCTTAGGAAATCAGAGATTGATGTTATTGTGGGGATTAATTTGTTAAGAGAAGGTTTAGATATTCCCGAGGTTTCTCTTGTTATTATACTAGATGCTGATAAGGTAGGATTTTTAAGGTCAGCTTCTTCTTTAATTCAGATTATTGGTAGAGCTGCTAGAAACTCGCATGGTTGTGTTATAATGTACTATGATCAAATAAGTTGTGCAATGCAAGAGGCCATTGAAGAAACACGTAGAAGGCGGAATATTCAAATTGAATATAATAAAGCGAATAATATTGTTCCAAAAACTATTGTCAAAAAAGTGCAAAGTATTTTAGAAAAAGAATTTAAAAATGAAACTCTTGATTATAATGTTGAAAAAATTATTTCCGATAATAATTTATCTAGAGAAGATCTTATCATTAAGCTTAAATTTGAGCTTAATGAAGCGGTTGAGGATGAGAGGTTTGAAGATGCTATCTTTTTGAGAGATAAAATCAAAGAGCTTATTAATATATGA
- a CDS encoding copper homeostasis protein CutC, producing MVKEACVFNVLEALRAVELGADRIELCENMFCGGTTPSYGTIKILKQILVDIPIVVMIRPRGGNFVYSTLEFQVMQEDIEICKSLGVEGVVFGILRDNGEIDIEKTKYLLNFSYPLKVTFHKAIDETHNIKDSVANLLDIGVHRILTSGGGLKAEDSLMMLKDLILMSRNKVEIVVAGKVNKSNIDSIDAILGAKAYHGRLIVGDLSLF from the coding sequence ATGGTAAAAGAGGCATGTGTTTTTAATGTATTAGAGGCTTTACGTGCTGTAGAACTTGGTGCCGATAGAATTGAACTTTGTGAAAATATGTTTTGTGGAGGAACTACGCCTTCTTATGGTACCATAAAAATTTTGAAACAAATTTTGGTGGATATTCCTATTGTTGTGATGATTAGACCACGGGGTGGTAATTTTGTGTATTCTACTTTAGAGTTTCAGGTTATGCAAGAAGATATTGAAATTTGTAAAAGTCTTGGGGTTGAAGGGGTTGTTTTTGGTATTTTAAGAGATAATGGTGAAATTGATATAGAGAAAACCAAATATTTGTTGAACTTTTCTTATCCTTTAAAGGTTACTTTTCATAAAGCAATTGATGAAACTCATAATATTAAAGATTCTGTGGCTAATCTTTTGGATATTGGTGTTCACAGGATATTGACTTCAGGAGGAGGTCTTAAAGCAGAAGATTCACTTATGATGCTTAAAGATTTAATATTGATGAGTCGAAATAAGGTAGAAATTGTTGTTGCTGGGAAAGTTAATAAATCTAATATTGATAGTATTGATGCTATTTTGGGTGCAAAAGCTTATCATGGTAGACTTATTGTTGGTGATTTAAGTTTATTTTGA
- the ileS gene encoding isoleucine--tRNA ligase has translation MFKKVENKVHFPQLEEKILQFWNDNKIFEKSMKQREGCEEFTFYDGPPFATGLPHFGHFVPNTIKDIIPRYQTMKGKHVKRYFGWDTHGLPVEYEVEKSLKLSGRYEIEQYGIDKFNEECRNIVLRYTKEWKKIITRLGRWVDFENNYKTMDLTFMESVWWVFKTLYNKGLIYESYYVLPYSPKLATPLSNFEVNLGEYKEIHDPSLTIKFKIKDKNEYLLAWTTTPWTLPTNLGIAVGKDIDYSKVLDQEKNEIYIIGTKRLNHYYQDENKYVIIEQFKGEHLKGIEYEPLFDYFVNQRNKGAFKIHTAEYVTTDDGTGIVHIAPFGEEDYQILKKNTQTDMITPIDAECKFTSEVKDFEGLFVKDADNKIIEKLKSMNLLFKRENYLHRYPFCYRTNSPLIYRPISSWFVNIEKIKEKLIRSNEQINWIPEHLKKGRFGKWLENARDWAISRNRFWGNPIPIWKCSKTGNKICIGSREELEKLSGQKIIDLHKDKIDKITWPSKYGGTYVRTSEVLDCWFESGSMPYASKHYPFKDKDKFQNIFPADFIAEGLDQTRGWFYTLTILGTALFEKTAFKNVIVNGLVLSSDGKKMSKSLKNYTDPIQIINTFGADALRLYLIMSPVIKADDLKYSDDGVKDVLKNIIIPIWNAYSFFITYAIIDKFTPNNHVNLYKTNILDKWIISEIESLKQILNEEIDKYNLTKSIDVLLTFIDKLNNWYIRRSRRRFWKSENDNDKTDAYETLYYTLKNLMLMLAPFIPFLTEEIYQNLKTKNEKESIHLNDYPQSIKELINIELEEKMNFTRKVITIARALRASHNIKIRKPIKTIYIITKNHKEQNTLREMTEIILEEINAKEIKIKSNEEELVTYKAKANFKELGSKLGTNMKSVALAITKLSNEDILEIINGNKHTITINNNTYDITLKDIILERHERKNLKVINEDSITIGLDTLITEELYLEGLSRELIRKVQNLRKESNFNVTDRIILYTNNDEILTKIINNFENYIKTETLAITIEINNKKALKTLELDEEISVNIGIEKCLN, from the coding sequence ATGTTCAAAAAAGTAGAAAATAAAGTACATTTTCCCCAATTAGAAGAAAAAATATTACAATTTTGGAATGATAATAAAATTTTCGAAAAATCGATGAAACAACGAGAAGGATGTGAAGAATTTACATTCTATGATGGTCCACCATTTGCAACAGGGCTTCCCCATTTTGGACATTTTGTCCCAAATACAATTAAAGACATAATTCCAAGATATCAAACAATGAAAGGAAAGCATGTCAAGAGATATTTTGGATGGGATACTCATGGATTACCAGTAGAATATGAAGTAGAAAAATCTTTAAAATTATCTGGAAGATATGAAATAGAACAATATGGTATCGATAAATTTAATGAAGAATGCAGAAATATAGTTTTAAGGTACACAAAAGAATGGAAAAAAATAATAACACGACTGGGAAGATGGGTTGACTTTGAGAATAATTACAAAACAATGGATCTAACATTCATGGAATCCGTATGGTGGGTATTTAAAACCCTTTACAATAAAGGTTTAATTTATGAAAGCTACTATGTATTGCCATATTCTCCAAAACTTGCAACTCCTTTATCAAATTTTGAGGTCAATCTTGGTGAATACAAAGAAATTCATGATCCATCATTAACCATAAAATTTAAAATCAAAGATAAAAATGAATATCTGCTTGCATGGACTACAACTCCCTGGACATTACCCACAAATCTTGGAATTGCTGTTGGGAAAGACATAGATTACTCTAAAGTACTTGATCAAGAAAAAAATGAAATATACATAATAGGAACAAAAAGATTAAATCACTACTATCAAGATGAAAACAAATACGTAATAATAGAACAATTTAAAGGTGAACATCTCAAGGGAATAGAATATGAACCACTATTTGATTACTTTGTAAACCAACGGAACAAAGGAGCTTTTAAAATTCATACAGCAGAATACGTTACAACCGATGACGGAACAGGAATAGTACACATTGCACCATTTGGAGAAGAAGACTATCAAATACTTAAAAAAAATACTCAAACCGATATGATAACACCTATAGATGCCGAATGCAAATTCACAAGCGAAGTTAAAGATTTTGAAGGATTATTTGTTAAAGATGCGGATAATAAAATAATAGAAAAATTAAAATCAATGAATCTTTTATTCAAAAGAGAAAACTATTTACACAGATATCCATTTTGCTATAGAACAAACTCACCTCTAATTTATAGACCTATAAGCTCATGGTTTGTCAATATTGAAAAAATCAAAGAAAAACTTATAAGATCAAATGAACAAATAAATTGGATACCTGAACATCTTAAAAAGGGAAGATTTGGCAAATGGCTAGAAAATGCAAGAGATTGGGCAATAAGTAGAAATAGATTTTGGGGAAATCCAATACCGATTTGGAAATGTTCAAAAACAGGAAATAAAATATGTATAGGATCTAGGGAAGAATTAGAAAAATTATCAGGACAAAAGATTATCGATTTACATAAAGATAAAATTGATAAGATAACCTGGCCTAGCAAATATGGTGGCACATATGTTAGAACAAGTGAGGTTTTAGATTGCTGGTTTGAATCTGGTTCAATGCCTTACGCAAGCAAACATTATCCATTTAAAGATAAAGATAAATTCCAAAATATCTTCCCTGCCGATTTTATTGCAGAAGGCTTAGATCAAACAAGAGGATGGTTTTATACATTAACAATTTTAGGAACTGCTCTTTTTGAAAAAACAGCATTCAAAAATGTAATAGTTAATGGACTAGTATTATCTAGTGACGGCAAAAAAATGTCAAAATCACTCAAAAATTATACAGATCCAATACAAATAATAAACACATTTGGAGCAGATGCTTTAAGACTTTATTTGATAATGAGTCCAGTAATAAAAGCTGATGATCTAAAATACAGCGATGATGGGGTTAAAGATGTCTTAAAAAATATTATAATCCCTATTTGGAATGCTTACTCATTTTTTATAACTTATGCAATCATTGACAAGTTTACACCTAATAATCATGTAAATCTATATAAAACCAATATACTTGACAAATGGATAATTAGCGAAATTGAAAGTTTAAAGCAAATATTAAACGAAGAAATAGATAAATATAACTTAACAAAATCAATAGACGTACTTCTTACATTCATAGACAAGTTAAATAACTGGTATATAAGACGATCAAGAAGAAGGTTTTGGAAATCTGAAAATGACAATGATAAAACAGATGCTTATGAAACATTATATTATACTTTAAAAAACTTAATGCTAATGCTTGCACCATTTATCCCTTTTTTAACAGAAGAAATATATCAAAATTTAAAGACCAAAAATGAAAAAGAATCTATTCATTTAAATGATTATCCTCAATCAATTAAGGAACTTATTAATATAGAACTTGAAGAAAAAATGAATTTCACAAGAAAAGTAATAACAATTGCAAGAGCACTAAGAGCATCACACAATATAAAAATACGAAAGCCTATTAAAACAATATACATAATCACCAAAAATCATAAAGAACAAAATACTCTAAGAGAAATGACAGAAATCATACTTGAAGAGATTAATGCAAAAGAAATAAAAATAAAATCCAATGAAGAAGAACTTGTAACTTATAAAGCAAAAGCAAATTTTAAAGAACTTGGAAGCAAACTCGGCACAAATATGAAATCAGTAGCATTAGCAATAACAAAACTAAGCAATGAAGACATATTAGAAATAATAAATGGCAACAAACATACAATTACAATTAACAATAATACATATGATATAACACTAAAAGATATAATACTAGAAAGACATGAAAGAAAAAATTTAAAAGTAATTAATGAAGATTCTATAACAATAGGACTAGATACTTTAATTACAGAAGAATTATATCTAGAAGGACTATCACGAGAACTTATAAGAAAAGTACAAAATTTAAGAAAAGAAAGTAATTTCAATGTTACCGACAGAATAATACTATATACAAATAATGATGAAATACTTACAAAAATAATCAACAATTTTGAAAATTATATTAAAACTGAAACTTTGGCAATAACAATAGAAATTAATAATAAAAAAGCCTTAAAAACTTTAGAACTAGATGAGGAAATATCAGTAAATATAGGTATAGAAAAATGCTTAAATTAA